Part of the Amycolatopsis sp. 195334CR genome is shown below.
TCGGCGGCACCTACGTCCACCTCGGCGCGAACGGGGTACGGCTCAACCCGTTCGACCTGCCCGTGCACACCGACGCACGCGGGCGGCGCACCGCGCCACAGGACGCGCTCCGGCGGCGCAGCCTGTTCCTGCACACCGTCCTCGCGGTGCTCTTCGGCGCGGAGATCATCGCCGCCGAGCGCGCGGTGCTCGACACCGCGATCACCGCCACCTACCACCGCGCCGGGATCACCGACGACGCCCGCACCTGGACGCGTCCCGCGCCGCTGCTGCGCGACCTGCGCGACGTACTCGTCACCGCCGGCGACCGCGGCGGCACAGTGGCCGCCGACCTCGCCGCCCGGCTGCACCCCTTCGTCGACGGCAGCTTCGCCGACCTCTTCGACGGGCCCACCACCGCCACCCCGGACGGACACCTCGTCGTGTTCTCCCTCCGGGACCTGCCCGACGAGCTGCGCGCGATCGGCACCCTGCTGGTGCTCGACGCGGTCTGGCGCCGCGTGTCGAACCCGGCCTACCGCCGTCCCCGGCTGGTCGTGGTCGACGAAGCATGGCTGCTGATGCAGCAACCCGAAGGCGCGAAGTTCCTCTTCCGCATGGCCAAAGCAGCCCGCAAACACTGGTGCGGGCTCACGGTCGCGACCCAGGACACCGCCGACGTGCTCAGCAGCGACCTCGGCAAAGCCATCGTGTCCAACGCCGCCACCCAAGTGCTGCTACGCCAAGCGCCCCAGGCCATCGACGAGATCGCCGAGACCTTCGACCTCTCCGCCGGCGAGCGGCAATTCCTGCTCTCGGCTGACCGTGGCCAGGGACTTCTCAGCTCCGGGACCCAGCGGGTGGCGTTTCAGTCACTGGCCTCCGTCACAGAGAACTTCCTGGTCACCACGGACCCCGCCGAACTGGCCCGGTTCGCCGACGAGGAGCCCGACGCCACCGACAGCGGCCTCGCCGACGCCTACATCGACCTCGGGCGAGCCGACACCACTGCCCCGGGCGCCGACGCGGAACTCGACGGTGACGGGTTCGACGACGCCGGACAGGTCGACCTCGATCCCGCGTGACCCGGCCCGAATCCGCGCTCGACGCTTCCTTGCCTCGCAACAAGTCTTCCCGGAAGGGAGTTCCTCTATGTCGCCGCGCGCCGCAGCGTCGCCGGTGTTGCAGAACTGGGTGGGTGACTACCTACGCGACCCCGGCGGCAGCACCGCCGCCCTGCTCGCCGCCGTAGGCGACTGGGCCCTGGTGTGGGGGCCGGTCGTCGTCCCGGCCCTGGCCATGACGGTGGCGGGCGGGATCGCCGCGCGCCGCTGGTGGCGCGCCCGTCGCCACCGCGCGCTGCAGGCCGATGCTCGCCAGATCACCGTGCTCGCCCCGCCCACCGTCGATCCCGCCGGCGGAGCCGCGGTCTGGTCCAACCTCGTCGGACTCCTGCGCCCCGCCTGGCGACGTCTCTGGACCGGGCAACCCCACCTAGCGATGGAGTACGTGTTCGGCGAGCACGGCGTCACCGTCCAGTTGTGGGTCCCCGGCGTCATCCCGCCCTCGCTGGTGGAACGCGCGGTCGAAGCCGCCTGGCCCGGCTCCCACACCCGCACCAACCCGGCCACATCCCCGTTCCCGGACCTGGGAGCCGGGCGGCGGCGGATCACCGTCGGCGGGCAACTGCGCCTCGCCCGCTCCGAAGCCCTCCCGATCCGCACCAGCTTCGACGCCGACCCGATCCGCGGGCTACTCGGCGCCCCGGTCGGGCTCGGCCGCGACGAACGCGCCTGCGTGCAGATCCTCGCCCGCCCCGTCACCGGCCGCCGCGTCGCCCAAGCCCGCCGCGCCGCCCGCCGCGTGCACCACGGCACCTCAGGACGCGTCGGCGGCCGGATTCTCGACGCGATCACCCCCGGCGCGAACGCCACCCGCCCAGGACGGACTCCGGACTCGCGCCGGATCAGTCAGGACCCGCAGCTGTCGCTGGAATATTCGGCGCAGAACAAGGCGATCGTGGGCAAGCAGCGCGGCTCGCAGTACGAGACCGTCGTGCGCTACGCCGTCGCCACCGATCTCCTCGCTGAGGCCGACGACGAACTGGCGCGTCAGGCCCGCGACACCGCGCGCGGGCGGGCGCACGCGCTGGCCGCCGCGTTCGCCGCCTACACCGACCACAACCACTACACCCGCACCCGCCTGCACCACCCAGCCCGCGCGCTCGCCGCACGTCGCCTCGACCGCGGCGACCTGCTCTCGGTTCCCGAGCTCGCGGCGATCGCACACCTGCCCACCGACGCCGAGATCCCCGGCGTCGAACGCGCCGGCGCCAAAGCCGTCGCCCCGCCGCCCGGAATCGCCACGCCAGGGCCGGAAGTCAAACCGCTCGGGCGGTCCGATACCGGGCACGCCCGCCCCGTCGGGCTGCGGGTCGCGGACGCGCGCCATCACTTGCACGTGCTGGGCGCCACCGGCTCCGGCAAATCCACGTTGCTGGGCAACATGATCCTCGACGACGCCGAGCACCATCGCGGCCTCGTCCTGATCGACCCGAAAGGCGATCTGGTCACCGACGTCCTCAACCGGCTCCCCCGCAGCGCCGCGGAGCGGGTGGTGCTCTTCGACGCCGACTCCCTGCACCGCCCACCCGTCCTCAACCCCCTCGAAGGCGGCGAAACCGACCGTGAAGTCGACAACCTGGTCAGCGTGTTCCGGCGGGTGTATTCGGCGTTCTGGGGGCCGCGCACCGACGACCTCATGCGCGCCGCCTGCCTGACCCTGCGCGCACAGGAAAGCGTGCCCACGCTGGCCGACCTGCCGAAGCTCTTGTCCAGCGAGGCGTTCCGCTCCCGCATCACCGCCGGGCTGACCGACCCGGTGCTGACCGGCTTCTGGGAGTGGTACGACGAACTCACCGACAGCTCCCGCTCCCAGGTGATCTCACCACTGATGAACAAACTGCGCGCGTTCCTGCTACGCCCCTTCGTGAAAGAAGCCATCGCCGGAGGACGCTCCACAGTGGACATGTCCCAGGTACTCGACGAAGGCGGGATCTGCCTGGTCCGCATCCCCAAGGGCTCACTCGGAGAGGAAACAACCCGGCTGGTCGGATCGCTGGTCGTAGCCCGCACGTGGCAGGCCACCACCGCCCGCGCCCGCGTCCCGCAACGCCTGCGCCCCGACGCCAGCCTCATCGTCGACGAGTGCCACAACTTCCTGAACTTGCCCTACCCGCTGGAGGACATGCTCGCCGAAGCCCGCGGATTCCGCGTCTCGATGACACTGGCGCACCAGCACCTCGGACAGCTGACGCGCGAGCTGAAGGAAGGCATCTCCACCAACGCCCGCTCGAAGATCTTCTTCTCCGCCAGCCCGGAAGACGCCCGCGAACTCGCCCGCCACACCGCACCCCGGCTCTCCGACCACGACCTGTCCCACCTCGGCGTCTACCACACCGCCACCCGGCTGGTCGTACGCGGCGAGGAAACCGAGCCGTTCACCATGACCACCACCCCGCTGCCCGACCCGACCCCCGGACGGGCACGGGAAATCCGCTCGATGCTGCGGGCCCGGCACCGCACGCACAGCGCAGCGACCGACGACGGCGGCACGGCAGCTCGCTCCGACGCTCCTGCCACCGCCACTACGGCAACAGCGCGCCCCGCCCCGGCCGGGCGCCGGGTTCCGCCGACCCGGCCGCCCAAGACCGACCCACGCCGCACCCGCCCCTGAGCACCACGCGACACCCGCATTGCGCCGCACCAGCACGACACCGCCGAAACCACCGAACCCGAACGCGCAGAGTTCGGCCCGCCCACAACACGTGTCCACACCCTGTTGACAAACCGAGGAGCGCGCTCGTGATCACCACGACCACCCGCCAGCACAACCTGCGCAGCCATCTACCCGGCCGCCACACCGCCCGCGCCGCCAGTTCGGTCGAACACCAGGCCATGCTCGCCTCCCGCCTCACCACCCGCGACAAGTGGCTGCTGGCCTTGCTGCACGAACACCGGGTCCTGACCACACCCCAGATCCAGGACGCCGCCTTCCCCTCGGGCCGCTCGGCCCGCCAGCGCGTGCTCGATCTCTACCTCTGGCGCGCTGTCTCGAGGTTCCAGCCGTTTCGGCAGCTCGGTTCCGCGCCGATGCACTACGTTCTCGGCCCCGCCGGGGCCGCGGTGCTCGCCGCCGAACACGGCCTGGAGGTCCGCGACCTCGGCTACCGGCACGACCGCGCCATGGCCATCGCCCACAACCAGCGCCTCGCCCACACCGTCGGCGTCAACGACGTCTTCACCTCGCTGATCGCCCGCGCCCGCCACAGTACCGGCGAGGCGATGGTGGCCTGGTGGTCGGAAGCGCGCTGCGCCCGGCATTTCGGTGACCTCGTCATTCCCGACGGCTACGGCCGCTGGCGCACCCGCCACCGCGGCGGGGGCGCGCGGGAGGTGGAGTGGTTCCTCGAGTTCGACACCGGAACCGAGTCCCTGACCAAAGTCGGCCGCAAGCTGGCCGGCTACGCGCGGCTGGCCGAGTCCACCGGGATCGCCACGCCGGTGCTGGTGTGGCTGCCCACCACCCGCCGCGAAGCCGGAGCCCGCACCGCTCTGGCCCGCGTGCACGCCGGACTCGACGACCCTCGTGCGGTGCCGGTGGCCACCGCCGCGGCCGAGCTGCTCGACCCCGCCGCCCCGCACCCGAGCCCGGCCGAGGCGGTGTGGCTGCCGCTGACCTCGGCACGCGCCGACCGCGCCGGCCCGCGGTACAGCCTCGCCGACCTCGCCGACGCCTGGCCCGGCCTGGCACCGCCAGCCGGCGGCGGCGAGGACGGTGACGGCGAGACCGATGCCGGCGAGGCCGCGGTGGCCTCGCCGTATCGGCTGCCACCACCGAGTCCGATCCCGCCGCGGGCCACCCCGAACCGGGATGTTCGCGGCGAGCGCTGACACCACGGTTCTTCACGGTCCGTGTCCAGGAGGTTTCCGTGCTTGCGCGCTCGGGCGCCGTCCGTCACCGCGAAAGGGGAGCGATCTCACCATGGGCACCAAACTCGGGGCCGGTGCCGCCGCCCTGGTCCTCGCCGTCCCGCTACTCATCGCCGCCGGGCTCGCCGGCGTCGTCACCTCGCTGTTCGGCGGTAGCGGTTCGGCGAGTTCGCTGATCTGCACGCCCGAGGGCATACCGACCGGTACGGTGCCGGGCCTGACCGACGAGCAGATGGGCAACGCCGCCACCATCGTCGCGGTCGGCAAGCAGATGGGCGTGCCCGAACCGGGTTGGGTAGTCGCGATCGCCGCCGCGCTACAGGAAGCCGGTCTGCGCAACCTGCACCACGGTGACCGGGACTCGCTCGGGTTGTTCCAGCAGCGGCCCTCGATGGGCTGGGGTACCCCGCAGCAGATCACCACACCGACCTACGCGGCAACAAAGTTCTTCGAACACCTCACCGCCACACCGAACTGGCAGACGATGAGCGTCAACGACGCCGCCCAAGCCGTGCAGGGCTCGGGATTCCCGAACGCCTACGCCCAGCACGAGGACACCGCACGCCTCATCGTCTCCGCCGTGTCCGGCGTGCACTGTCAGCCCAGCCCCGTGATGGCCGGAACCGGGGACTGCACCACCATCCACGCACCCACCGCCGCCGCGATGACCGCGATCAACTACGCCTGCGGACAACGGGGACTGCCCTACGTCTGGGGCGGGAACGGGCCCGACGGCGGCCACGCCGGTTTCGACTGCTCCGCCCTGACCAAGGCCGCCTACGGCGCGGCGGGAATCACCCTGCCCCGCACCGCCCACACCCAGTTCCACGCCGGGCCACGGGTGCCCGACGGCCAGCCGCTGCTCCCCGGCGACCTCGTCTACTACGGCCCCACATCCAAAATCCGGCACGTCGGCCTCTACCTCGGCAACGGCAAAATGATCAACGCCCCCACCTTCGGCCAGCCCGTGCAAATCGACAACTACCGGCACACCGGCGACGACTACGCAGGCGCGACCCGTCCGAGTGCTTGAAGCACGCTACCTCCGACTTTACCGCCCGAGTCACCCGCTGACCGCCGCCCGCGAGAGCCGGATAATGCCACACATCTGGGATATTTAGATTCCATCAGCCCGTGGCATTCGACGCGATGTTGCTGGCCCGGAGCCGTTCAATAGTTGTCGCTGACTTCTTTCCGCAGAGACGATGGGTTGCTGCTGCACCATCATGTGGGCGTGTCGCACTGACTCCGAGTCCTACGTGACTGTCATGCTCAGGAGACGAGGGGTGACCGAGTCTATGCCGGTCACCGAGGATCATGGAGGTGCCGTGACGACCAGCCTGAACCCGGCCGGGATGGCCCTGTGGGATGACAACCCGTCGGCTGTCGACCTGCTGGGCTTCGACACGGTGGTCGCGGCCGTTGAAGGCGCCTTGGCGGTTGAGGGCCTGGACCCGCTCACCATCGGTATCCATGCGCCTTGGGGCGGCGGGAAAACATCAGTGCTTGGGATGGTTGAAGAACGCCTCAAGGACCATCCAGGCTACGTAATCGTCCGTACGGACCCGTGGGAGTATGACGACCATGATGATGTTCGTGGCACCCTAATCGCCGAAGTCCTGCATGAGCTAGAGAAGAAGTTTAAAGCAGACGGCCAGGTCAAGGAGAAGGTAAAGGACCTGGTCGAGCGCATTAGCTGGTCACGGGTTGCGAAGGCTGTCACTAAGGGCGCCATCTCGATGACGTGGAGCCCGGGCGAGATCGTGGAGATTGTCAAAGCTTTCAAGCCCAAGGACCGTGAAACGCCAGAATCGATGTCGGGCTTTCGACCGGCGTTCGCGAAGTTCCTTGAAGAAAACCTTCCGCAGGTTAAGCGTGTGATTGTCCTCGTCGATGATCTCGACCGTTGCCTGCCCGATGCCGCGATGGCGACGCTCGAAGCCATCAAGCTGTTTCTGTCGGTGCCCAAGATGACCTTCGTCTTGGCGGCCGACCAGGAGATGGTCCGAGACGCCATCGCTGCGAGCCTCGACGCCAGCGGTCGGAGCGAGATCTTCGCGAATCGATACCTCGAAAAGATCGTCCAACTGCCGATCTCTCTGGCGCGGCTGACGGCGGACGAAACCTCAAACTACGTCGCCTTGCTCCTGGCATCAGGTTCCAGCCCTAACAAGGAGGCCTACACCAGCTTGGTGCAGCACTGCCGCGCACGCAGGCAGGCAGGTCAAACACCGCTCCTGGCAGACCTTGACCGGCTGGCTTGGCGACCGGATGAATCCCTGCTCAAGCTGGCTGATCAAATCGCCACCGGACTGTCGTCCGACAAGGCCAGCAACCCGCGGCACGTGAAGCGCTTCCTCAACGCATTCGGTGTCCGGACCCAGATCGCCAAGACGCACGGGCTGACAATCGCGCCGGCCGTGCTGGCCAAGCTCTACCTCCTCGAAGATCGGTTCCTCAACGAGTTTGAACACTTGGTGAGCCTGTCCGAGGCAGAGCGCCGGGAGCTGCTCGCGGAATGGGAGAAGTGGGGTCGCGGGGAAACCGACGACGTGCCGGGCAAGGTCAGTGAGGAGACGCGGGACTGGGCTGCGGTCGAGCCGTGGTTGGCCACGGAGCCACTCGCGCAGTACCTCACTCTTGCCGCATCGCTCACCAGCCTGGTCGCCGGCGCCAACCTGACCGACGAGCAGGCGCAGCTGGTGGCTGACCTGTCCTCGCCGACGGAGACTATCCGGACCGACGCATTGGGCCGCATCAAGGTTAAGGCGCTCGCTGAGCAGCGTGCCGTCGTCGTCGGGCTATTCGGCCGCGTACGCAAGCTCGATACCATCGTGGACCTTGTCAGCTCGCTAGTGGAGATGGCCAAGGCTCGACCAGAACTGGCGGATGAGATCGCCGATGGTATCCGGCAGAGCTGCTGGCAGAGGCTCGAAATGGCCAGCGCCCTCGAATTGGCCGAGAGCACCGTACCCGTCCTGAGTGGTCTCGCCGACCTACTCGAAACCGACGAAACCGCCGATCCCGCCGCTCGTGAGGCCGTCCGAATGGCAAGGGGCCAATAATGGGTACCTCCGGATCGTACGGCGGCAGCGGCTCCACGAACTGGCAGAACGCCCGCCAGGGATTTGACGGTCTGGGCGGCGGAGGCGACGGTTCTGGAACCGATGCGCCGCCACCGCCTTCTGGCAACCAACAGCCGGACCCAGACGCCGCAGCAGCAGCCGTCGCAGCCGCGATTGCCGCGGCACTGCTTGCCGAAGACTCACAAGCGCGACGACCCGCCAGTTCGGTTCCACTGTCGACGTTGCTGCCACGAGGTCGTGGTGGCGGCGGTAGCGGGGGCGGAGGTACAACAGGCCGGAGCGGCACGTCGGGCCGAGCGGGAGGCAGATCGCGCCGGCAGATGATGTCCGGCGCTCGTCGCGGGGGTGCCGCGCTCGGTGGTGCGTACGCGCTTCGCAATGGTGATGCCGCCGGTCTCCGCGAACTGGGGCTCGATCTGGGCGAACTATCGCAGCTGTCGCCTCGTGTTCAGCTGGCCAAGATCATCGACGCCACGATCGGAGAGGCCGGTCACCCCGACGACTATGCCCTCAAGCGGGCCACCATCGAGCATCTCAAGTCCGTGCTACTTGCCGACACACCCCCACCGCCCGAGGTCAGCATCCGCAACTTCGTCGCCGAATGGATCTTTCAGCAGAGCCTGGTTGAGCTCCAAGCCGCGCGAGCCACCCGCGGCCGCACCCAACAGCAGGTCGACAGCGCCGAACGCCAACTTCGTGATTGGCTGAAGCGGCGCGTGCAGCGCATCGCGGTGTCGACGCAGGACCGACCATCAGTGCAGAACCTGGCCGACATCACAGCCAAAATCACCGGTGAAGCGCTGCGACTGATCAAAGCGGGTACGTCATGAGCCAGTTTGAACTCCTGCCCTCCGATGCCAGCCAATTCGATCCGGGCGCACGACCCCTGCACTGGAGCCGTACGAACAGGGGGACGGGCTCAGTCAGCGGCAACCTCGACTGGACCCTCACCCGGCTGGCAACGCCGCATCCCGTCGCAGCCGACCTGCTACGCATATGCGCCGGCGCCTACCTCGCGGACCGGCTGACCAGCCGAGGCCAGGCGTTCACCCGCACGATTGAGCTAACCGTACATGTGACCGAGACGACGACCTGGACCGCCGACGCCGTCGAACAGGTCGCGGACCTCCTGTGGTGGCTGACGGCCGACGACTGGACCATCCGGGTCGTACCCACCGAGCCAAGCGAAGCTTCCGAGCTTCCTGCCCAGCCGCCGATCGATGAGGTGGCTCTACTCAGCGGCGGTCTCGACTCCCTGTGTGGCGCCGTGGATCAGCTCAACGACGGAACCAGCCGCCTCCTTCTGAGCCACGCGGACGGCACAACGGCCATTCAACACGCCCAGCGCCAGATCCGCGACTGGATTACCGAACGCGCTACCAACCCGCCAGAGTTCCTGACCATCACATTCGCGCAGACCGGCGCGAAGGCGGAATCGTCAAGTCGGAGCCGGAGTCTGCTGTTCGCCGCCCTGGCAACCGCCGCCGCGACCGCCCGTGGCGCCAGCCGTGTGGTGGTGCCCGAGAACGGCTACACCAGCATCAATCCTCCACTCACAACCGCCCGAGGCGGTGCATTGTCAACGCGCTCAACGCATCCGACCACCTTCGCTCGCATCAACCGCCTTCTAACCACGCTCGGCATCGGCGTCGCCATCGACGACCCCTACCTTGGGCTCGCCAAAGGCGAACTCGTAGCCCAAGCAGCGGCACACGTAGATCCGGCGGCGTTTGCCCAAGTCGTCGCCACCTCGCTGTCCTGCGGCAAGCTGGACGGGACGTACTACAAGGGCGGCAACCCCAACTACAGCTGCGGTCTGTGCGTTCCGTGCATCGTCCGAAGGGCCTCAATATCCGCGGCAGGCCTCGACGATCACACGCCCTACCTAGTTGACACACTGCCAGCTGCGTCCCGCCCACGGCTAATCACCAATCGCTCCGACGATATCCAGGCGATCCAGGAGGCACTCCGCCGGGGCATCTCCGAAGATGAACTACTGGCCTGCGGCCCCTGGCCGGACGACTTTGACCTCGACGCCGCCGTAGCCCTGTGTGCACGCGGCCTGCAGGAGATTGCGCGTGTCCCTCTACCCTGACCTGCCCCGCCTCGACTGCCACGCCCACATCGCTCCCGACGTCACCACCGAGCAGGTCCGGCGACTCGGCGACTGCGTAGTTTTCGCCGTCTCCCGCACCCTAGATGAGGGTTACGCTGCCCTGCGGCGGCGCAACGACGATCGCCTGATCTGGGGCTGGGGTGCCCATCCAGCGGTGCCCGAGGCGCTCGACACTTTCACTCCGGAACGGGCAGCCACACTGACAGGCAGACTGCCGCTCGTCGGCGAGATCGGTCTTGATCGCCGCGGTTCGAAAGAACGGCAGACCGAGGTATTCGCCGCCGCCCTGCAGGCGGCGCAGGGACAGCCGGTCCTGATCTCGGTCCATAGCACCGGTCGCACGGCCGCCGTGATCGACACGGTTCGCGCCCACCCTCATCCCGGTCTCGTCCTGCACTGGTTCCTTGGCACCCCCACGGAAGTGGCCGCCGCCGCCGCCGCTGGTTGCTATTTCTCGGTCAACGCGGCGATGCCTATCGATGTCCTGCGCCGCATCCCGCAGGACCGGATGCTGCCAGAGACAGACTTCCCGGCCGGTCGTCGCACCGGTGGCGGTCGAATGCCAGGCGACACCGAGCAAGTCGAGGTCAAGGTGGCTGACCTACTCAGCATGACGCCCTCGCACGTACGTCAGATCTTCTGGAAGAACTTGCGTGACATCTCAGTCGCAAGTGGAGCGTTGGAGCGCTATCCCGAGCTAGTCGCCGACATACTCCTAACTCTCTAAGGTCAACACTACGAACAGTTCGAATACCGCCGCTCCGCCAGCGAGCTAACAACTATTACATTTCCGGGGCAGATGTGCGCATTTTCCGAGCACAAATGGAACATCGCGCGATGCATTTGCTCAG
Proteins encoded:
- a CDS encoding VirB4 family type IV secretion system protein, which produces MTRTKIRRSATQFGSAGAFTPDALSVSARHLEVGNEFVASFGVTGYPQEVYPGWLAPLLTYPARLDVSVHVQPVDPATAASGLRKQRAKLESSRRHNARHDRLDDPEVDAAAEDAADLSRRIARGDGKLFKFGLYLTVHAPDETSLAEEVSSLRSLCASLLLDAKPATYRALQGWVTTLPLGLDPLGLKRTFDTAAVSAAYPFTSPDLPPTDPTTSAPSGVLYGYNIGSSGLVHWDRFACDNYNSVVLGRSGAGKSYFVKLETLRSLYRSLGDDESGWAGDGVQAFVVDPEDEYARLASQVGGTYVHLGANGVRLNPFDLPVHTDARGRRTAPQDALRRRSLFLHTVLAVLFGAEIIAAERAVLDTAITATYHRAGITDDARTWTRPAPLLRDLRDVLVTAGDRGGTVAADLAARLHPFVDGSFADLFDGPTTATPDGHLVVFSLRDLPDELRAIGTLLVLDAVWRRVSNPAYRRPRLVVVDEAWLLMQQPEGAKFLFRMAKAARKHWCGLTVATQDTADVLSSDLGKAIVSNAATQVLLRQAPQAIDEIAETFDLSAGERQFLLSADRGQGLLSSGTQRVAFQSLASVTENFLVTTDPAELARFADEEPDATDSGLADAYIDLGRADTTAPGADAELDGDGFDDAGQVDLDPA
- a CDS encoding helicase HerA domain-containing protein produces the protein MSPRAAASPVLQNWVGDYLRDPGGSTAALLAAVGDWALVWGPVVVPALAMTVAGGIAARRWWRARRHRALQADARQITVLAPPTVDPAGGAAVWSNLVGLLRPAWRRLWTGQPHLAMEYVFGEHGVTVQLWVPGVIPPSLVERAVEAAWPGSHTRTNPATSPFPDLGAGRRRITVGGQLRLARSEALPIRTSFDADPIRGLLGAPVGLGRDERACVQILARPVTGRRVAQARRAARRVHHGTSGRVGGRILDAITPGANATRPGRTPDSRRISQDPQLSLEYSAQNKAIVGKQRGSQYETVVRYAVATDLLAEADDELARQARDTARGRAHALAAAFAAYTDHNHYTRTRLHHPARALAARRLDRGDLLSVPELAAIAHLPTDAEIPGVERAGAKAVAPPPGIATPGPEVKPLGRSDTGHARPVGLRVADARHHLHVLGATGSGKSTLLGNMILDDAEHHRGLVLIDPKGDLVTDVLNRLPRSAAERVVLFDADSLHRPPVLNPLEGGETDREVDNLVSVFRRVYSAFWGPRTDDLMRAACLTLRAQESVPTLADLPKLLSSEAFRSRITAGLTDPVLTGFWEWYDELTDSSRSQVISPLMNKLRAFLLRPFVKEAIAGGRSTVDMSQVLDEGGICLVRIPKGSLGEETTRLVGSLVVARTWQATTARARVPQRLRPDASLIVDECHNFLNLPYPLEDMLAEARGFRVSMTLAHQHLGQLTRELKEGISTNARSKIFFSASPEDARELARHTAPRLSDHDLSHLGVYHTATRLVVRGEETEPFTMTTTPLPDPTPGRAREIRSMLRARHRTHSAATDDGGTAARSDAPATATTATARPAPAGRRVPPTRPPKTDPRRTRP
- a CDS encoding replication-relaxation family protein, with amino-acid sequence MITTTTRQHNLRSHLPGRHTARAASSVEHQAMLASRLTTRDKWLLALLHEHRVLTTPQIQDAAFPSGRSARQRVLDLYLWRAVSRFQPFRQLGSAPMHYVLGPAGAAVLAAEHGLEVRDLGYRHDRAMAIAHNQRLAHTVGVNDVFTSLIARARHSTGEAMVAWWSEARCARHFGDLVIPDGYGRWRTRHRGGGAREVEWFLEFDTGTESLTKVGRKLAGYARLAESTGIATPVLVWLPTTRREAGARTALARVHAGLDDPRAVPVATAAAELLDPAAPHPSPAEAVWLPLTSARADRAGPRYSLADLADAWPGLAPPAGGGEDGDGETDAGEAAVASPYRLPPPSPIPPRATPNRDVRGER
- a CDS encoding C40 family peptidase yields the protein MGTKLGAGAAALVLAVPLLIAAGLAGVVTSLFGGSGSASSLICTPEGIPTGTVPGLTDEQMGNAATIVAVGKQMGVPEPGWVVAIAAALQEAGLRNLHHGDRDSLGLFQQRPSMGWGTPQQITTPTYAATKFFEHLTATPNWQTMSVNDAAQAVQGSGFPNAYAQHEDTARLIVSAVSGVHCQPSPVMAGTGDCTTIHAPTAAAMTAINYACGQRGLPYVWGGNGPDGGHAGFDCSALTKAAYGAAGITLPRTAHTQFHAGPRVPDGQPLLPGDLVYYGPTSKIRHVGLYLGNGKMINAPTFGQPVQIDNYRHTGDDYAGATRPSA
- a CDS encoding P-loop NTPase fold protein — encoded protein: MTTSLNPAGMALWDDNPSAVDLLGFDTVVAAVEGALAVEGLDPLTIGIHAPWGGGKTSVLGMVEERLKDHPGYVIVRTDPWEYDDHDDVRGTLIAEVLHELEKKFKADGQVKEKVKDLVERISWSRVAKAVTKGAISMTWSPGEIVEIVKAFKPKDRETPESMSGFRPAFAKFLEENLPQVKRVIVLVDDLDRCLPDAAMATLEAIKLFLSVPKMTFVLAADQEMVRDAIAASLDASGRSEIFANRYLEKIVQLPISLARLTADETSNYVALLLASGSSPNKEAYTSLVQHCRARRQAGQTPLLADLDRLAWRPDESLLKLADQIATGLSSDKASNPRHVKRFLNAFGVRTQIAKTHGLTIAPAVLAKLYLLEDRFLNEFEHLVSLSEAERRELLAEWEKWGRGETDDVPGKVSEETRDWAAVEPWLATEPLAQYLTLAASLTSLVAGANLTDEQAQLVADLSSPTETIRTDALGRIKVKALAEQRAVVVGLFGRVRKLDTIVDLVSSLVEMAKARPELADEIADGIRQSCWQRLEMASALELAESTVPVLSGLADLLETDETADPAAREAVRMARGQ
- a CDS encoding TatD family hydrolase — protein: MSLYPDLPRLDCHAHIAPDVTTEQVRRLGDCVVFAVSRTLDEGYAALRRRNDDRLIWGWGAHPAVPEALDTFTPERAATLTGRLPLVGEIGLDRRGSKERQTEVFAAALQAAQGQPVLISVHSTGRTAAVIDTVRAHPHPGLVLHWFLGTPTEVAAAAAAGCYFSVNAAMPIDVLRRIPQDRMLPETDFPAGRRTGGGRMPGDTEQVEVKVADLLSMTPSHVRQIFWKNLRDISVASGALERYPELVADILLTL